TTAGATCTTAGCCATCTATTGTATTTAATCCTAACCATCCATTTTGTgatatgagtagtataaataggggtggcctcatttggcacactacacctcaaatctcaaacattctctcttgtaaagcattctcaagcaatataagtattttcttcaatttcacttgttctataatattttctcttttgttacttgaatcgttataaggtccgagtaaggctgacttagtagagactaagtgtcgcacgtgagcttatcgagataagtccgtgacaattGGGGGAGGTTGAGCACCACTCAGTCCCCCCTTGTCTCCGCATCTGCAACTGCTTGCTTCTAGCTAGTTCACTTCTAGTTCACTATTGTTAGGAAATCCTAACCTATCATGAGCATATCACTTACACGCATCACGCACGAGCATACACATGATACATGGTGTGTGATGTGTGGTCAGAGGACATATCTTGCACTTTTGATATTTTGATAGCATATCGTTAGAGTTTCGAAAATGAGAGCTTGACCAATTTCGATATATTGTGTTGGTAAATCGAGTATATTTGGGTCATAACATTTCTGGACCGATGCCCATAGAAAAGCATTGGCTGACTCGACCCAAATCCGCTttgacacccgacccgacccgacccgacccgtaATAATAGGTTTATTTAATTTCACATGTTTAACATTACGACTAATGTTTTTATACGCCACACATAAACCTTGAATCAGACACAAATATGAAAATTCGTACGATTTCTGGGGTTTTACAGATGAGAAACAGATGGTCATCAGTTCAACGAAGTTATCGTCTTTTAATAGCTCATCAGATTCATTCAATCCCTAAAAGGTTTGCTTCTTCAGTTACTATTCAGCAATTCGTTTTTTTTCTTCTCCTATTTGCTATAATTTTCACTTTTTAATGCTGTAGTCTTAGTAAGGTCTCCAAAACGATAACTCCaaatacgaatttagataatgtTCACCATCAGATTGAGTGAAAAAATCAGTTTTGTAAATAAAGGAGTGAGTTGCTTTTAACAATTATTCATTTGAAAGTTCAATTTTTGATAAATGAATCAAGTATTGTACAAAATTTGATAAATGTAGGGTTTTTGGTAATCTGAATCTCATCAAAATCAGTGTAAAATTCAAATTCCGCCAAGAAGAAATCTAAGTTCACTTTTTTGAATTAGATAACATTTTATTGAAGTTGAACTATATTTGAGTCCTTAATCTTTACTAAATTAAGTTTGCTctcttgtatttgtaataatatattatttgtTCCTATGTGTGCCACATAATAAACTCACTGTCTTctagatttttattttttattttttactttcctTTTGATCAGGGGCGAAAATATTTAGGGGCGGGGGCATCTGCCCCCAttggatttgtaatttttagtgcaaaaattttgaatttttcgatCTTTCCCCCGGTGGATTTCTTTTTTGCCCAAAAGTCTCCATTTTTTTGCTCCCAAAAcctcatattttgcccaaaaaccttcagaTTTTGCCCAAAAAAAGTTGCTACCGCCACTGCATTTGATAGACAGAAATTTGTAGCACAAATCGTTTTAGTAAATTTGACTTACAGTAACAGATGAATAAAAATTTAAATTGAACATACTGCTTTTTTGACAAAAGTTGAGGTTTGATTTGATATTGTAACAGACCGTCATTTGGAATTGCGTTTGATATTGATGGTGTCATACTTCGGGGACATACTCCTATCGGAAATTCGCCTAGCGCTTTGAGGAGATTATACAATGATGATTCTGGTAAAATACTTAATCTTGTATGTTATATATGTTTGCATATACCCTTATCTTGTCACCATAACTCATTTAATAAACTTCTGACTTGGTTCGAAGTTTGAGTTTCATATTTCTTTCATCTCTATTGCAGGTAGTCTGAAGATACCATATCTGTTTCTGACAAATGGTAAGTATATAGTAGCTGTCTGACTCATACAGGTCAAAAGTCAAGTCAAAAATTTCGAAAAAGAGACGACTCGGACCACATTTTCTAAATGACGATGACTCTTAATAATCATTCATCGACTCTTTTGATTCAAGTCAACTCGTGACTCTTACTAGTCAAAGAACTAGAAATATGAATTTTGCTAATTAGTTATTGATACAATTTAAAGTTTATAATTTTGGGTCACGAGTTCACGAATTTGCATTGGAAGATATTATCAGAGTTGAATAAACATGTCTAAACATCAAACCTTATATATACCAACGTAACAGGAGGAGGTATCCCCGAATCAAGACGAGCGTCTGAATTAAGTCAACTCCTTAATGTATCTGTTGACCCTATTCAGGTAATTCCTATACGTTTACTATTACAATTGACCTAATCCATTTTGCTAATTAGTTATTAATACACTTATCATCAATATCTACCTTATGCAGATATTGCAGGGTCACACCCCTTTTAAAAACTTGCTGAAACGGTACCTCTATGATTTACATTTtggttttataattattatattatattatatattattgttaatttatttATGTATGAACGCTAATGGTTTCTTGATTGTAGGTTTGAAAATGAATTGATTGTTGCCACTGGAAAAGGGGAGCCCGCAGTGGTGATGTCTGAATACGGATTCAAGTAAGTACCATTAATCTATCCAGAAATGTAGTGAGTTGTGCATTATTTTAgtgtttaattttaattttttaaattttaattatgaaCAGAAAAGCTATCTCATTAGATGAGTATGCGTCTTACTTCAAAAGCATCGATCCTCTATCACCATACAAAAACTGGACCATTAAAAAGCCAATCAGTGAATCGGTTCCAAATTTTGATGTTACATCTGAAAGAGTTAAAGCAGCGTTTGTTGTTAGTGATCCTGTTGATTGGAGTAGAGATATTCAGGTAGTTTTTATTTGTTTAAATCATATTAGAAAAAAATAATAtagtattttgatgtttattttaTCAATCTTGATAAACTTAGTTTTGTAGGTTCTTTGTGATATTTTGAGATCGGGTGGTCTTCCAGGAGAGAAATCTGAGCATCAACCGGACATGTATTTTGCAGCTGATGATCTTGAATATCAGGTCATTAATTACGTTCATTTTtacaatattttataataaattttGATGAATATTAATGATGTTAATGGTCATGGCAGGCTGTGTTTCCTTCTGAACGTCTTGGCATGGGGGCTTTCAGGATCGCTCTAGAAAGCATCTTTAACAAGTAATCTCAGCAATATTTATTTTTATTCTCTAGAGGTGTCGATTTTTACCCATTTACTCGTATATGGGTTGATTTGGGCCGTCTGATATTTTATGGGTCAATTATGGTAATGTAGGATTCACCACAAGCCATTGGAGTATACTTCGTTTGGAAAACCAAATCCTTTTGTGTTCAAGAACGCTGAATCCATATTAAAGCAGCTCAAACCGTTGACAAATACTGTTAATAATCTTAAAGAAGATGACAAATCACATGAATTTGAAACATTGTACATGATTGGGGACAATCCTTCAGTTGATATCAAGGGCGCAAGACAGGTATTGTATTTATTATGTATAATTATAATCAAAATTAAACAAGGTTAACTAGATTcatattataagtatttatatttaacttttttttttcgttttgtttTAAATCTCAGGCTGGACCTCCATGGTTTTCTATTTTGACTAGGACCGGTGTTTTTCGAGGAAAGTTGAACCACACAGATTATCCTGCTGATCACGTAAGAGTTGTGATCTAACACcagttatacaaaaaaaaaaaaaaaaacaaaaattaaataataatcataaaaatattaaTGCTACAGAAAATGAAGTAATTTAGACACCGTTCTTTTTCAGGTTGTTGATACTGTAGAAGAGGCTGTAGAATTTATCCTGCAAAAGGAGGGTATTGCGTAGCAGAAACATGTTCTTTCTTACGGCCTATAAATATTAGTACCATTTTTCCTTTATTCCGCTATTCTTTAATTTCATTTACAGATATTTGAGGTATTAACATTGTAACATCCCATTCAGATGAAGACACATATATGAATTTTTGCACGATTCAATGAAAAAGACTTGAATTTAACATTAAGCGAGTGCAGCTTATGAACATGTTGGTATCAGTTGGCCTGGTTAATATTTGTAATATACTTATACATACTGAGTTAAACCGTAACTTGATTCAAATTTAAACTGAATTTTTGACAAGGGTTTAAGTGGCCGGAACCAACGTTCCTGAGATTGTTGACATCATTAACTTTGTACATAAATTACTGATTACTGATATAATAATGGATCTGGAAGTCTGCTCACAGTTAAACTCTATGATTTTATGTTTACTACATAAAGATAATTTGTGGATAATAATTCCcacaaattaaaattaaatattgtaCGAAAAAAGTGGTTTAACTCTTTATGTAACAGAAAATTTACATAATATTGTTTATAATGGTAGCACACATGTTTAGTAAAATGACAAAGACCTACGTGCTAGTGCCGGGTTAAAGATAGGGCCGTGAAAACATGGGCGAACTTTTTCAAACAATCCCTGGGGCATGAAAGCATGGGCAAACTTATTCGTACAATTCTAAAAGCACACGGGCAAACTTTTTCATACAATTCTCAAAGCACAATAGGGATGCTAATAGTGTTTGTGAGctgtaaaaactttttttttttttttagtattgttataattcagtaggcttataactacctttagtggttcttgactgtagaaggtatatagagatagagatactgtaaaataagaaaacaaaggttgaacaaaaggtatgagtaattggttttttatttatagaaaaatgtacaatgagagtttggtggcatttggaatctagagagagagagtgtttttgttaaccaaaaaatacatcccataaactctaactcaacacacctatttatactcaaaaaaatatactatgcaatatctataataataataaaattatcatccaattattacttttataacactcccccttggatgataattttattagtgaataactagtactgcctcgttaaaaaccttgctaaagaaaaccctttgggataaaactttagctaagggaaaaagagtgcagcatagagttgactccccctcaagtaggcaacgcctgagttgttacatcttctgaacatgcctcatgccaatattatgaacgtgtgttctgaaaatagcagttgaaagtgctttggtgaaaaggtcagcagagtttttgcttggactgaacatatctcatttcaatctggttgtccttaatgagattttgagtgtatgagaagaatctagggggtatgtgttttgttcggtcacttttgatatactcttctttcatctgtgttatgcaagctacattatcttcatagatagttgttgaacttttattgcgttctagtccacaagaatcagtaatgagttgtgtcattgatctcaaccaaaaacattcccgactggcttcatgtaatgcaattacttcggcatgatttgatgatgttgcaacaagtgtttgtttttgagaacgccatgatattgcggtacctccatttaggaatacatatccattttgagatttagctttatgtggatcagataaataacctgcatctgcataaccaaccaaatcttgttttgattcgttagaataaaataatcctaaatcagtagttcctcgaaggtatcgaaatatgtgtttgatcccattccaatgtcttttggtaggggctgagctgaaccttgtcaacaaattaactgcaaaagaaatgtcagatcttgtataatctataagatacataagaacctcaattgcactaaaatatagaacttccgatctgttaaaattttcatgatcttcgcagggatgaaatagatcagtgtcaatattgagtgttctaacaacaatgagtttgtctttaaaaaaaatgttttaaaatcttttcggtataagttgtttgatgtacaagtaaaccattaggcatatgctcaatttgcaatccaaggtaatacttggttttttcaagatctttcatttcaaaataattctttagaagttgaatgatttcatagatctctttatttgttcatatgatgttaagaacattgacataaacaactacgatctcatatccgaacattgtttttataaaacatacgtgcaaaataagtttatatttatacccttttttttttatcaagtagtcatttaatccgttatactattgtatcaacccatataaaaatctttgtgattcaatggaatacatttctttaggttttgcgttagatgtttctgataccttaaacccttcaggtatattcatatatatcactatcaagtgatccatatagataagtagtaacaacatccatgagatgcatttaagtaactaccaggttgattaagtatctaataagtaattgtatccattacataaggataagttttcctcataattcatttctggtctttgtgggaaaccttgagttacaagtctagttttgccttgtatcttcatttgcacatttctttttcggataaaaattcatttatatcccatacgtttcacatctttaaaagtgataacgattgatccgaaaacttttcttttattgagtgattctatttcagctcgtattgctcctttctgttgagctcaatcatgtctattttgatattcaatgacagattttggttccagatcatcatctttattcatgatgtcattgtaacattatatgaaaatatctcatcaagatttttcatttcatttcggttccataatattgcataatttattgcaatttatgtatttacatttatcaatatcctctgcagaaggaatattgatttgtggttcttcttgaacactttctcttacctcattatcagctgattttcttttcgaggatttttatcttcggaaccaattgatcttccacgtttgatgcgtggcaaagactcaacagtgacattattgccagcttttggaatttcagttcgagctggagcatttatcgctggtatatatgatttagtcacttttttatatctgtaaatgcataaagtaattaatttgcaagttcttgcatatgcattatttttgaactttcgtttcacattcttttgtgcgagttcaatataccttaattgatgttcacatcatgaagcatcattttattttttatttttatttctccccctaatctagggaacaatgttttattaaaatgaaatcagcaaaacgtgctgtaaaaacatcacccatcatgggttcaatatatcttatgattgaagatgttttatatccaaaatatattatcatctttctttgaagaaccattttattgtgttgtggtgatacaattggaacatacactgcacaaccaatgttttaaggtagaaaatatttggctcttggccaaaatcaagtattaagcgaaaatatttacgacttccacatggtataatgcgaattaatgtcgcagcatgtaaatttacatgtccacatataaatattgagagatttgtactcattatcaattgtctagttattagctgtaagcgtttatctattgattcagctaaaccaattttgtg
This genomic window from Rutidosis leptorrhynchoides isolate AG116_Rl617_1_P2 chromosome 2, CSIRO_AGI_Rlap_v1, whole genome shotgun sequence contains:
- the LOC139893606 gene encoding mitochondrial hydrolase YKR070W-like; protein product: MKIRTISGVLQMRNRWSSVQRSYRLLIAHQIHSIPKRPSFGIAFDIDGVILRGHTPIGNSPSALRRLYNDDSGSLKIPYLFLTNGGGIPESRRASELSQLLNVSVDPIQILQGHTPFKNLLKRFENELIVATGKGEPAVVMSEYGFKKAISLDEYASYFKSIDPLSPYKNWTIKKPISESVPNFDVTSERVKAAFVVSDPVDWSRDIQVLCDILRSGGLPGEKSEHQPDMYFAADDLEYQAVFPSERLGMGAFRIALESIFNKIHHKPLEYTSFGKPNPFVFKNAESILKQLKPLTNTVNNLKEDDKSHEFETLYMIGDNPSVDIKGARQAGPPWFSILTRTGVFRGKLNHTDYPADHVVDTVEEAVEFILQKEGIA